The following are encoded in a window of Magnolia sinica isolate HGM2019 chromosome 11, MsV1, whole genome shotgun sequence genomic DNA:
- the LOC131219277 gene encoding UDP-glucose 6-dehydrogenase 3, whose protein sequence is MVKICCIGAGYVGGPTMAVIALKCPSIEVVVVDISVARITAWNSEQLPIYEPGLDDVVKECRGRNLFFSTDVEKHVSEADIIFVSVNTPTKTRGLGAGKAADLTYWESAARMIADVSKSDKIVVEKSTVPVKTAEAIEKILTHNSKGINFQILSNPEFLAEGTAIQDLFHPDRVLIGGRETSEGQKAIQALKNVYAHWVPEDRILSTNLWSAELSKLAANAILAQRISSVNAMSALCEATGADVTEVAYAVGKDSRIGPKFLNASVGFGGSCFQKDILNLVYICECNGLPEVAHYWKQVIKINDYQKNRFVNRVVSSMFNTVSGKKIAVLGFAFKKDTGDTRETPAIDVCKGLLGDKASISIYDPQVTEDQIQRDLSMNKFDWDHPIHLQPMSPTAVKQVSVAWDAYEATKGAHGICILTEWDEFKALDYKKIYENMQKPAFVFDGRNIVNVEKLREIGFIVYSIGKPLDPWVKDLPAVA, encoded by the coding sequence atggtGAAGATCTGCTGTATCGGAGCTGGATATGTCGGAGGCCCAACCATGGCTGTGATTGCGCTCAAATGCCCATCAATTGAAGTGGTTGTTGTCGACATATCAGTCGCTCGGATCACAGCCTGGAACAGTGAGCAGCTCCCAATCTATGAGCCGGGCCTTGACGATGTGGTCAAGGAGTGCAGAGGGAGGAATCTCTTCTTCAGTACTGACGTCGAAAAACATGTCAGTGAAGCAGACATAATCTTTGTCTCTGTCAACACCCCAACCAAAACCCGTGGCCTGGGTGCAGGTAAGGCCGCTGATCTGACTTACTGGGAGAGTGCTGCTCGGATGATCGCTGATGTGTCTAAATCCGATAAGATCGTCGTTGAGAAATCAACTGTTCCAGTGAAAACAGCCGAGGCGATTGAAAAGATACTCACACACAATAGCAAGGGCATCAACTTCCAAATTCTCTCCAACCCAGAATTCCTTGCAGAAGGAACTGCAATCCAGGATCTTTTCCACCCTGATCGGGTGCTCATTGGAGGGAGGGAGACCTCAGAAGGCCAGAAAGCCATCCAGGCCTTGAAAAATGTCTATGCTCATTGGGTGCCCGAGGATCGGATCCTATCCACCAACCTTTGGTCCGCAGAACTCTCGAAGCTTGCAGCCAATGCGATCTTAGCTCAGAGGATCTCATCCGTCAATGCAATGTCAGCCCTCTGCGAAGCGACTGGGGCTGACGTTACAGAGGTGGCCTATGCCGTCGGGAAGGACTCAAGGATCGGGCCCAAGTTCCTAAATGCCAGCGTGGGCTTTGGGGGTTCATGCTTCCAAAAGGACATCCTCAACCTGGTATACATCTGCGAGTGCAATGGTCTCCCAGAGGTCGCACACTACTGGAAGCAGGTGATCAAGATCAATGACTACCAGAAGAACCGATTCGTGAACCGGGTGGTGTCGTCCATGTTCAACACTGTCTCGGGCAAAAAGATTGCAGTCCTGGGATTCGCGTTCAAGAAGGACACTGGGGACACAAGGGAGACGCCTGCGATCGATGTTTGCAAGGGGCTGTTGGGTGACAAGGCCTCGATTAGTATCTATGATCCACAAGTAACTGAGGATCAGATCCAGAGGGACCTGTCGATGAACAAGTTCGACTGGGACCACCCAATCCACCTGCAGCCAATGAGCCCCACTGCAGTGAAGCAAGTGAGCGTGGCGTGGGATGCATATGAAGCAACAAAGGGTGCGCATGGGATCTGCATTTTGACAGAGTGGGACGAGTTCAAGGCCCTCGACTATAAGAAAATCTACGAAAACATGCAGAAGCCTGCATTTGTGTTTGACGGGCGGAACATCGTCAACGTGGAGAAGCTGAGGGAGATTGGATTTATCGTGTACTCTATAGGGAAGCCACTGGATCCATGGGTCAAGGACTTGCCTGCTGTGGCATAG